In one window of Macrotis lagotis isolate mMagLag1 chromosome 5, bilby.v1.9.chrom.fasta, whole genome shotgun sequence DNA:
- the BRPF3 gene encoding bromodomain and PHD finger-containing protein 3 isoform X3, which yields MRKPRRRSRQNAEGRRSPSPYSLKCSPTRETLTYAQAQRIVEVDIDGRLHRISIYDPLKIITEDELTAQDITECNSNKENSEQPLFPAKSKKTSSKGKKKESCSKHGPGTSIHLPQPSFRVVDYCSQPDAPPLPAAYYRYIEKPPEDLDADVEYDMDEEDLAWLDMVNEKRLMDGHGIISADTFELLVDRLEKESYLESRSSGAQQTLIDEDAFCCVCMDDECHNSNVILFCDICNLAVHQECYGVPYIPEGQWLCRCCLQSPSRPVDCVLCPNKGGAFKQTSDGHWAHVVCAIWIPEVCFANTVFLEPIEGIDNIPPARWKLTCYICKQKGLGAAIQCHKVNCYTAFHVTCAQRAGLFMKIEPMRETSLNGTTFTVRKTAYCEAHSPPGTVKKDVLPEVSSDGGEEDDTKEGGGGGGGGGEEESKVLVSSTLKTALKKNKMKVKQKIKKESEDPARDSPATAPLVTITQIPSCRLNKICSGLSLQRKNQFMQRLHNYWLLKRQARNGVPLIRRLHSHLQSQRNAEQKEQDEKTSAVKEELKYWQKLRHDLERARLLIELIRKREKLKREQVKVQQAAMELELTPFNVLLRTTLDLLQEKDPAQIFAEPVNLSEVPDYLEFISKPMDFSTMRLKLESHLYHTLEEFEEDFNLIVTNCMKYNAKDTIFHRAAVRLRDLGGAVLRHARRQAENIGYDHEVGTHLPESPKMEDFYRFSWEDVDNILLPENRAHLSLEVQLKELLEKLDLVSMMRSSGARTRRVRQLRREINTLRQKLAQQQPNKMVSNGELLPGPQEEVDVVEKALHEEEEEDWEKDDTKPPHPPTLEPTGPAPSLSDLDSLQDPPTLKPISESKIPIRHSKYGKMENEFLDNGSSQRGNQPFQCLLSDNGLNRLSLPVLEMSSMSSLSGVGRRTSILFKKAKNGVKHQRSPDGTLENGEDGLIDMPASPASIEGERQARKRPQSRSCSESEGEKSPQQVEETGVTNGFGKHTESGSDSECSSGLGGGLAFETCSGLTPPKRSRGKPALSRVPFLEGVNGDSDYSTGRWAVCCHIRSLSASEFAASYTGFYLLATPNHCCEHFADKEAEAS from the exons ATGAGGAAACCTCGAAGAAGATCACGGCAGAATGCCGAAGGTAGACGTTCACCATCCCCTTACAGCCTCAAGTGTTCCCCAACTCGAGAGACACTCACATATGCTCAGGCACAGCGAATTGTGGAGGTGGACATTGATGGAAGATTGCACCGAATCAGCATCTATGACCCTCTGAAAATTATTACTGAAGATGAGCTGACAGCTCAGGACATCACCGAATGTAACAGCAACAAAGAAAACAGTGAACAGCCTCTATTTCCTGCTAAATCCAAGAAAACCTCttcaaaaggcaagaaaaaggaatCCTGTTCCAAGCATGGTCCAGGTACCTCCATCCACCTGCCTCAGCCCAGCTTCCGAGTAGTTGACTACTGCAGCCAACCAGATGCACCACCCCTCCCTGCTGCTTACTATCGCTACATTGAGAAGCCTCCAGAAGACTTGGATGCAGATGTGGAATATGACATGGATGAGGAAGATCTGGCCTGGTTAGACATGGTGAATGAGAAGAGGCTGATGGATGGCCATGGGATCATCTCTGCTGACACATTTGAATTACTGGTGGATAGACTGGAAAAAGAATCCTATTTAGAGAGCCGCAGTAGTGGGGCTCAGCAGACCCTTATTGATGAAGATGCCTTCTGCTGTGTCTGCATGGATGATGAGTGTCACAACAGCAATGTCATCCTCTTCTGTGACATCTGCAATCTGGCTGTGCATCAGGAGTGCTACGGGGTCCCCTACATCCCTGAGGGACAGTGGCTCTGCCGGTGTTGCCTGCAGTCCCCTTCCCGCCCTGTGGACTGTGTTCTTTGCCCTAACAAGGGTGGGGCCTTCAAGCAGACTAGTGATGGGCACTGGGCTCATGTAGTGTGTGCCATCTGGATACCAGAGGTCTGTTTTGCTAATACTGTGTTTCTGGAGCCTATTGAGGGTATTGACAATATCCCACCAGCTCGATGGAAGCTGACTTGCTATATTTGTAAGCAGAAGGGCCTAGGGGCTGCCATCCAGTGCCACAAGGTGAATTGCTACACAGCCTTTCATGTGACGTGTGCCCAGCGGGCTGGGTTGTTTATGAAGATAGAGCCCATGAGAGAAACTAGCCTAAATGGTACCACTTTCACAGTGCGCAAAACAGCCTACTGTGAAGCCCATTCCCCCCCAGGCACTGTGAAGAAAGATGTCCTCCCTGAGGTCTCCAGTGATGGTGGGGAAGAAGATGACacaaaggagggaggaggaggaggaggaggaggaggagaagaagaaagcaaagtcCTGGTCAGCAGTACTCTGAAGACTGCcctaaagaagaacaaaatgaaagtAAAGCAGAAGATTAAGAAGGAATCTGAGGACCCAGCCAGGGATTCCCCTGCAACAGCACCCCTAGTGACTATAACACAGATCCCATCCTGCAG GTTGAACAAGATATGTAGTGGCCTCTCCCTGCAGAGGAAGAACCAATTCATGCAGCGGCTTCATAACTACTGGCTGCTGAAACGACAGGCGAGGAATGGTGTTCCACTCATCCGGCGCCTACACTCACATCTTCAGTCCCAAAGAAATGCTGAGCAG AAGGAACAGGACGAGAAAACCAGTGCGGTAAAGGAAGAGCTTAAGTACTGGCAGAAGCTTCGCCATGACTTGGAGCGGGCACGGCTATTGATTGAGCTGATCCGAAAAAGAGAGAAGCTCAAGAGGGAGCAG GTCAAGGTCCAGCAGGCTGCAATGGAGTTGGAGCTGACTCCTTTTAATGTCTTGCTGCGCACAACTCTGGATCTTCTCCAGGAGAAAGATCCTGCCCAAATCTTTGCTGAGCCTGTCAACCTGAGTgag GTTCCAGATTACCTGGAATTCATATCCAAGCCAATGGATTTTTCCACCATGAGGCTGAAGCTGGAGTCCCATCTGTACCACACCCTGGAGGAATTTGAGGAGGACTTTAACCTTATAGTTACCAACTGTATGAAGTACAATGCTAAAGACACAATTTTCCACCGAGCAGCTGTCCGCTTGAGGGACCTGGGAGGGGCTGTCTTGCGGCATGCCCGGCGGCAGGCAGAGAACATCGGCTATGACCATGAGGTGGGAACCCACCTACCTGAGTCACCCAAAATGGAGGACTTTTATCGCTTCTCCTGGGAGGACG TGGACAACATCCTCCTCCCAGAGAACCGGGCTCACCTATCCCTGGAGGTGCAGCTGAAGGAACTTCTGGAGAAGCTGGACCTGGTGAGCATGATGCGATCCAGTGGGGCTCGGACTCGCCGTGTTCGCCAGCTGCGGCGGGAGATCAACACCCTCCGGCAAAAACTGGCACAGCAGCAGCCAAACAAGATGGTGTCCAATGGGGAGTTGCTACCAGGGCCCCAGGAGGAGGTGGATGTGGTGGAGAAGGCCCTgcatgaagaggaagaggaggattgGGAGAAAG ATGATACCAAGCCTCCTCATCCCCCAACTCTGGAGCCTACAGGACCAGCACCTTCCCTGTCTGATCTGGATTCCCTCCAGGACCCTCCAACTTTGAAACCCATCAGCGAAAGCAAAATCCCAATTCGGCATTCAAAATATGGGAAGATGGAGAATGAGTTCTTGGACAACGGGTCATCACAAAGAGGGAATCAGCCCTTCCAGTGCCTGTTGAGTGACAATGGCCTTAACAGATTGTCCCTTCCAGTCCTAGAGATGTCCTCTATGTCTTCCCTTAGTGGTGTGGGCCGCCGTACCTCTATTCTCTTCAAAAAGGCCAAGAATGGGGTCAAACATCAAAGAAGTCCTGATGGGACCCTAGAGAATGGAGAAGATGGTCTGATAGACATGCCTGCCTCCCCGGCCAGCATCGAAGGCGAGAGGCAAGCTCGGAAACGACCACAGAGCAGGAGTTGCAGCGAGAGTGAGGGGGAGAAGTCCCCTCAGCAGGTGGAAGAGACAG GAGTCACCAACGGCTTTGGGAAGCACACAGAAAGTGGGTCTGATTCAGAATGTAGTTCTGGTCTTGGTGGTGGCCTGGCATTTGAAACTTGCAG